Within the Fischerella sp. PCC 9605 genome, the region CAATGGGCGTGTTAGAAGAATAACCGTAAAACCTAGTAAAGGGGTATGGACGTTTAAGTGGATTTTTTTAAAAATCCAAACTCCAATTTGATAATTATTTCCCCCTTATACGCTTACACGCTGATGATTTGGCAGTGTTAAAAATAACCCTTACAATGCGGAAAAGTAGGTTATAACGGTATCAGATTTCACCCTTGATCCAAAGTTCAAGTATGTTGATTTCGATACGCAAATTTACTGATGGCTTTAGAGAAAGGCTAATGGGCATAAATTCAAAAATATTAGTTGTCGTCATTTTGGCTTTGGCGATCGCTTCCTGCACTTCGGAAGGTGAACAGCAATCTGGTAATCCGACACCACCTATTAACACACCCGCAAAAACGACAAAACCAACTGCACAAACGTTTAATAACCCTGTCGTGCCTGGAAAACAAGCCTTACAAGTTGCTTCTGCAACTCCTAGCTTGATTCAATCAACAAATGCGACAGAAAGAGTAAATATTGCAGCAAAGTCAAAAGGGCGGAGTGACCCATTTGCCGAAATTGTCGGTCAATATCCTCTGGGAGTGTCGAATACTACTATCGGCATCAGACCTGTTCCCAAATTACCACCTCTACCAGTTGCTACATCTAGAGGTACATTGATAGGAGCAGGAACGCCTCAAAGACGTAGTGCAGTCATCAGTGCCAGGTTGAATCAACCAAACAACAATATAAATAAAAGAGCGATCGCTTCAGCACGGTTATCAAAATTCAATCGTCTTCCTACTTTGACTCCGGTTCTGCCTGGAGTGTTGCCCCAGGTAGTACCCAATCAAACCCTTGCATCCGTATTACCACCACCCCCACAACCGGAGTTAGCAAAAGCAGTTTTTGTAAGTGGCGTAGTTGTGGTTGGTAATGAACCCCAAGCAATTATCAAAGTACCAAATGAGCCAACAAGCCGTTATGTACAGTCAGGACAAAGACTGGCAAACGGAGTGCTAATTAAACGTATTGAAATGAATGAAGGTTCAGAACCGATCGTAATTCTGGAACAATATGGTATTGAAGTTACCAGAATGGTTGGAGAAGCACCTGCCAACAGCTCGCCAGCAGCAACAACCGCTGCTATCGAAAATCCTGTTTCAGCAGCATCACCAGCCCAAAGTCCTGTTCCTGTTGGATCTTCGTAAAAATGGAGACAAAAGAAAAAATTGAATTTCCTGGTTTACCTTTAGCTGTATATCGCGAGATAGCAGCTCATTTGCAGCAAGTAGAAGGAGTGGAAGTGAGTTTAATTCCCCAGTCCTCTCCACAATTTGATTACAACCAAAGCCAAATAAGTGGCTTGTGGATTTCATTAGCTGCTAACTCTAGTTCTCTTAGTCGGCAACGGGTAGAGCAAATTTTGGCTTACTATCGCACTCGCTATAGTGTTTGACGTATAGAGTTGTATAAAGTAGCCCTTTGGTGGTGCAATCCCAAACAATAAGTTTTCTTTGTGTCTTAGTGTCTTGGTGGTTCAAGAAAATTTATTTTTTCACCACCAAGACACTAAGACACCAAGTTGAATCAGGAAAAACAGGCAATGAAAGCAGATTTTTCACCTATCTTGAAAGGGCTGTTCTATAAAGTTACGTATTGACAAGTTGATACTAAAATTATTTGGTGGTTAAAAATTTGCAAGCAAGTAGCAGTAAATTCAGGTAAAATTTAACAGCAACTGGGTGCAACCATTGCCGATTTTGCCAGTGTTTTCACATAAACAACATTTGGGGTGATGCAATTATAATTTGCTGAAGTAAACTGGCAAGCAAGGTAAAGCAATTATTACAAGTGCGGCTCTATGGTTAGGCATCACTGACAATGGAACACTGGCAATTTCTAATCCAAAAACAGGGCGATCGCTCTTGGCAGCCCTTGGAATCGCCAAACATAGCAATATTAGAAGGTAAGTATAGAGTTGTAGCTCGCTCCAACCTTGTAAACACGGATGTGGAGGTACGGATAACTCACTCCTCAATTTTGGAAGTACCACCAAAGCGGCGCATTCACAAGCGATCGCGTCGTACTAATGCAGAAGGCTTAATGGCAGTAATTCCCTTTACCTACCTCAAGCCAGGAATGTGGGAGTTGCAATGTTTTGGTGATTTGATGTCGGATCTTCTCGGGAAATCCTGGCAGTATAGTGTCCAACTCCAAGTTTTACCCCAGGAAAGAGATTGGGAGATGGGGAGAATGGGAGATAGGGAGAGTAAGCATACTATTACTGAAGCTAGCTTGGTAACAACTGCCTTAGTAGAATCCGCAATTGTGAAGCAAAATAATGGTTCTGCTACTGTTCTTGTCACTGAAAAAGAAGAAGATGCAATTATCAATCAGCCTGTTAGCCCAGTTTGGTTAACAGCAGAGACAGCTGAGCAGGTTTTACAACACTTGGTAGATTTAGCTTTACCCTCTTCAGAATCCCTTCTAGAAAATGAAAAAGTAAAAGTAGAGGATACTCAGCCAGTTATCCCAGAACTACCATTGCTGCTGACTCTAGATGAAGAAAACTATATAACCCATTGGGGACAAACTCTGAGTATTAATGGGTGTGTGCAACCCAGAGAAACAACTCATTTACCAAGGCTATATACTGGAGAACTGCGAATAGAATTGCGCTCACCTCAAGGCTTGGAAATATTAACCCAGGTACAGCAAAGCTTACTAGAAAAGATACTACCGTTTTCCATAAAATACCCAATTGAGATTCCCGCTGACTGTGAGTCACAGCTAATTCTGGGTGATATCAGTTTGTATGGCACACTAACGACTGCTGGAGAAGCCATACTGTTAGCCAGCCAATCTTTTACAATCACAGCTGATATTACACAACTACTGGCAATCAGCGCTGCTGCAAATGAGAATAAACGTGAAGAATTAGACTTACAGGATAACTCTAACGAACCACCAACGCCAGAGCCATCCGTAAAGCTGGATTTAGAACTGTTCAATATCGTCAAATCCAAAAAAATAGCTCAGTCTTTGCTAGTCCATCCTACTTCTAAAAGCCTACCACCGCTACTTAGCTTTTCTCATAAATCTGCTGAGCGTTCGCCGCAACTGCCTAAGCTTCCTCAACTCAACAATCAGATTAATACTGCTGCCGTTGCTTCAGAACCTTCGACACATTTACAGCATTCGGATCAAGAAAATACTCGCATTACTGTTGAGCTAGCAACAATGGACACCACTGCTATTGTTGTTTCAGAAACTCCAACAAAGTTGCAGCGTTTGCACAAAGAGGTTTCTTTCGCCATTGTGAAGCGAAGGGCAAGAACAGGTACTACTTTTCCATTCTTGAGGCGGCTAAAAGCTTCGCCTAGCGATCGCCCAGAAGTCAACGCTGAGGCGCTAAAGGCATTGGACTTGCATATACCTGAAGACTCCCAACCCACAGACTTAAAAACAGTGGCTAATGACGATGCACCTGAATTAGTAACAACAGATAAAGCACAATATTCAGATGACTCTTTTGATGACTCTGTAGCAGTAGTTGTTCCGCGTAGCTTGGAATTATCAACAGCCCAAACTTCCTATACATCCCCTTTGATCAGGAAGTGGATGCACAATCATGGATACTCTTTGCCCGAACCTATCGACGTTGAATATGAGGACTACGATACCTACGTTCCAGCTAGCGAAGGGGTATCTGAAGAACAGGAACCGCTAATTATTAGTACTGAGACTGTGAGTTCAATTGCTAATTTATCGTTAATCTCAGATTGGGAGACGGAACCAAAGGAAGACAACGAAGACAGTGAAGATAACCAAGACAACGAAGGCAAGGAGAGTTCTCCCCTTCTCCCAGACGCGCCATGGCGCGTCTCTACATTTCCCCCTCCTCCTCCTTTTGCCTCTCCTTCCTATGAGATGCTATCTGTTCCACATACGAAGACACTGCCAGCTTGGCTAGCAAAAGAAATTGTTGTAGATGATACTGATAGCCAAGAAGAAGCGAGTGCACACAGCAGTAAACTCTGCCAGCAAGAATCATTCTCTTCGGCGATCGCACCAGAAATCATCGAACCTTTGCCAACTCCACAACTGTATGTACCTGAAGGTGAACTGATCTCTGGCAAGTCTGTGAAGGTAAGGGCGCTTTTGGATGGCATACGCCCTGATATTGCAATCAAGTTATGGGTTGAAGATTGTCAAACACGCCGATTATTGGACAGGCCGCGTTTGTTAACAAATCTACTGCCAAACTCTGCGGGAGGATTAGAAGCGATCGCTAAAATTCACATTCCTCTTGGCTGTTTAGAAATTCGCTTGGAGGCGATCGCTGTAGATATGGAAACCCAACAGGAAAGTCACAAAGTCACTGTTGTGAGGACTGTGATTCCAGAGGATTTAGCAAATTTGCAACTAGATGAAATGCTGGGTATTTAACAAAGCAGGAAATGTTAAACAGTCGTTTACAAACAGTCTTCCAGTGTTAAAAATCTTTAGAATTTAGAAAATAAGGCAGAATTTGCAGTAAGCTCATCTTGAATTGTAGTGTGATTTAAAAGGAATATTTACTATGGATGCTTCACTTTTGGCTGCTTCATACTCTGCTTCATTTTTGTCTCCTATCCTCGTTTACACAATTGGTTGGATTCTGCCAATTGCGACATTCGCGTTTATGCTAATTTACATCGAACGCGAAGATATTGCTTAAATTTGTTAATTGTTGGTAGTTGATGGTTGTTTGGAAAAACTAACAACCAACAAACAACAACTAACAACCAACAAATAAAAATTAATACCGCCTATCTCTTAAGAGATGGGCGGTTTTTTTAATTCTGATTTCTAAACTGTACGCTAGAAAATTCAGACTATTGATATTAGGTTCATGCCAATATTAGACAGAAGAACCTAAGCCGGCGTAGGCTCCATAAAAGAAAATACCTACAACAGTAATCACACCTAATCCCGCGATTGTAGCAACAATCCACAGAGGAATTCTCCCACTTCCAGACACAGCTATTTCTCCTCCCTAAACACAAAATCAACCTATGTTAATTAAACAAGAATTAATACCAGTGCTTCCAGTTTAGTTAAAGAAGTAACTGGAAAACAGAATCCCTAGAACAAAAACTAGTAGTAGTCCCAGGTACAGTGAAGTCCGGTTAAGTTCAACCGGCTGATTATTGGGATTGGGGCTTCTTTCCATTATTTTCTCCTAGCGTTGAATAAACTGCATTGCGGCGATCGCGCCCAAAAAGAACACGGTTGGCACAGCTAGGGTGTGAACTGCCAGCCATCTTACGGTAAAAATTGGATATTGTACTGGTTGGTTAACGTTATTGCTGCTAGTCATAATTTCAAACTACTTGGCAATTAATTCTTCAACTTGTTGTTTTGCTTCAAAACGGTTATTCACAATTGGCAATTCTTGCCGCGCTTGTGGGTAATACTCGTTAGGCCGAGGTGTGCCAAACACATCATATGCCAAACCTGTGCTGACAAATAACCAACCCGCAATAAACAATGCTGGGATGGTGATGCTGTGAATCACCCAATAACGAACGCTGGTGATAATATCAGAAAATGGACGTTCTCCAGTACTACCTGACATTTATATCCTTACCTCCATCGTTGTTGTTAATGAATTTATTATCCTACAAACTTAAGAAACAGTTACATCTTGCAACTTCTTTCTCAGAAATAGGAAGGATTGCTTAAACTTTTGTTACATTAACCTGCATCGGATTTAGAAGCTGCTGCAATATTTGGTTGATACTTTAGCAAATAGCCGCGATCGCCTATTACAAATCCCTGTTCTGGTGAAAAGAAAACTATTTTGTAAAAATTAGCAGGAACTTCTTCTACATCACGGTCTTTTTCCCAAGTTTTGCCACCATCAGGACTTCGCAGCAAGTTACCACTACCGCCGCTTACCCAAATTTCCTCAGGCGTGCGATACGCTAAATCAAGTAAACCCCAACTTGTAGACAGTTCAGGGTATTGGGCTTCTAGCCATTCCTCAGGTTTGGCTGGTTCGCTAAACTGTACTACCCCTCCCCGCGCTAGCATCCACAATTGCCCATTGTCGGCAAAGCCCATATTTTCCACTCGTCGGGAACTATTGCGGTTGTGGGGTACCCAAGCATTTTGACCCGGTTCCCAAGTCGAGTAAAAGTTACCTTTAGCGGAAACGGCAACATATTTACCATCAGCAGAACGTTTCATGTTACGTACCACACCGACAGCTTCTTCTACCTGGGCCTTCCAGTTTTGACCCCCATCTGTAGTTTTATATATTGCTCCCACATCAGTAGCCATCTCAGCTGATTTTGCTCCTAGTGCCAGGATATTAACCGGATTGCCAGGAAGCTTTTCGCTTAAGGGAACCCGCAACCAAGAACGACCTTCATCAGTACTGTGCAGTAGCAGAGAAGGTTCGCCAACAATCCATCCTTCCTCTCCTGCAAAACTGATAGAGTTAAAGCGGTATTTGTCGTTATCTAGTTGAAGTTTGATGGACTGCCAAGTTTCGCCACCATCTTTAGTTTCTAAAAGAGTAGCGTTGCTGCCTACGAGATAACCATGCTGAGGATTGCCAGTAAAAGCAATATCCAACAATTTTGCATCTGTACCTATAGAAATTACTTCCCAAGGGTTGTAGCTAGTCGAAGGAACTTTACTACAACCGACACACATGATGACAACAGCAAACAGGGCAATGATTCGTTGCCAAATTTTCATTCTTGAACGCATTTCTATCTATCTATTAGTTTTTTGTAAATTTGTTTATGGTTACTTACTTTAGGTGAGGCATAGCCCCACCTAATACTTAAGAGCGCGTCTTATTGTAAGCCATAAAGACTGAGAAAGAACAAGAAAGCAAGGGCTAAACCACCAAAAATCAGAAGATTCTTCTGAGTAGGGGTCAAGCTATTGACACCGAAGCCATAACCGAGATTTTCTTGGAAGCCAGAAGCCTTACCCGCAGGACCAATATTGGTGAAAGCGTTCTTCTTTGCACTACAAACCGGACAGCGCCAAGTTAGTGGCAGTTCTGCGAAAGCCGTGCCTGGAGAAATGTCATGTTTTTCGTCCCCCTTGTTGGGTTCGTAGACGTAACCACAGGAACGACACTCATAGCGGTCTAAAACTGGATTTTCAACAGTTTGTTCGCTCATGGCTGTAGCATGGGTGAGGGTCGAAGCTTAAATATACGTTAAAAATTATGACATAATTGTTAGGTTTTTCTATCACAAGCAAAAACGAATCAAATAACCCCTGGCTATATTTTCTAAAACTCGGAAATATCAAATGGATATAATGTAAAAGAAAGTAACAGAGTTGTTTTCACCTATAGCGGTAGATATCTATTGTGTTTGTCCTCAGCGGTTACGAGTACCTTCTAGGCTTCTTAATCATCTGTAGCCTAGTGCCTGCCTTAGCTCTAGCAGCATCCAAACTCCTGCGACCTGGTGGCCGCAGCCCAGAACGGCGCACCACCTACGAATCCGGCATGGAACCCATCGGTGGAGCCTGGATTCAATTTAATATCCGCTACTACATGTTTGCGCTGGTATTTGTGGTATTTGATGTGGAGACAGTGTTTTTATATCCTTGGGCAGTTGCTTTCCACCGTCTGGGTTTATTGGCATTCATAGAAGCGCTAATTTTTATTGCAATTCTTGTAGTTGCCCTAGTTTACGCATGGCGTAAAGGAGCTTTGGAATGGTCTTAGATGCTAATTTAACAGCTAAAGATTTGGAACAGCAGCAAAAAGAGCGCATCCTCAGCCCGATTGGTCGTCCGACAGTTACTCAAGAACTGTCGGAAAACGTGATTTTGACCACGGTTGATGACCTCTACAACTGGGCACGTCTTTCCAGTCTTTGGCCTTTATTGTTTGGTACTGCTTGCTGCTTCATCGAGTTTGCAGCAATGATTGGCTCCCGATTTGACTTTGACCGCTTTGGATTAATCCCCCGTTCCAGCCCTCGGCAAGCTGACTTAATTATTACAGCAGGTACGATCACCATGAAGATGGCACCCCAACTGGTGCGTCTTTATGAACAGATGCCTGAACCTAAGTATGTAATTGCAATGGGAGCTTGTACGATTACTGGCGGGATGTTCAGCATGGATTCCCCGACAGCGGTGCGCGGAGTCGATAAACTAATTCCAGTGGATGTGTATTTGCCTGGTTGTCCGCCACGTCCGGAAGCGATTATGGATGCGATTATTAAATTGCGGAAGAAAATCGCTAATGATTCGATGCAAGAGCGGAGTGTAATCAAGCAAACACACCGCTACTACAGCACGACTCACAGTATGAAATCAGTGCCACAAATCCACACTGGTAAATATATGCTTTCCGATACTCGCGTCACGCCGCCAAAAGAATTGACGGAAGCGATGGGTTTACCAGTACCACCTGCTCTGTTGACAGCGAAGAAGGAGGAGGTAAGCCGTGGCTGAAGAATCAAAACCAGTACCAACAGGAGAACAGTCAATAGTACAAGCAGGTAAAACTTCCCAGTGGTTGACGGAAAATGGTTTTGCCAATGAATCTTTGGAACCCGATGTGAACGGGGTAGAGATAATTAAGGTTGAACCGGATTTCCTACTGCCAATTTGCACTGCTTTGTATGCCTACGGGTTTAATTATCTCCAGTGTCAATGCGGTATTGACCTAGGGCCCGGACAGGATTTGGTCAGCATGTATCACTTGATTAAAGTCAGTGATAATGTTGATAAGCCAGAGGAAGTACGTATCAAAGTTTTCTTGCCACGAGAAAATCCCAGAGTGCCTTCAGTGTACTGGATTTGGAAAACTGCTGACTGGCAAGAGCGCGAGTCTTACGATATGTTCGGGATTGTTTACGAAGGACACCCGGATTTGAAGCGAATTTTGATGCCGGAAGATTGGGTAGGTTGGCCCTTACGTAAGGATTACGTGTCGCCTGATTTCTACGAGTTGCAAGACGCTTATTAGAGTTAATGGCACCTCACCTTCATTGCCCCCCTTTCCGTTGGCGGAGAGGGGGGTGGTTTTTTGGAGGACTGCTACAACAGATAAAAAAATTACATTTGCAAGGCGATATTTTTACTCATACAATCGAGAACAGGCTTGGTTATATTTAACACAAGCCTAAATATGTTTAATTGATTAGTCGGTTAATAATTCAGGCTGAAAAAGCGATCGCTAAACCACAAATGATGGTAAACAAAATAAATGATATCGCTTGGCAGGCACGTCAGGGTAGCGTTGCTGCGATTATTCAAGTATTGAACGAAAAATTAGCAAATTCAGGTGTCAGAACAAGAGCTGTTTTTGATGATGGTGTATTGCAGCTTCTCTGTGAAGCTTCCACGGTAGATAAACTAGAGCAATCAACTCTAGTCAAGCAAATCCAGCAAATTCTCAAGTCAATTGCACCCCGTAATATCCGTAGAGTCAATATCAATAGCCGAATTGTACGAGAACAGCAATTGTTATGGTTAGAAGAAATTACCCGCGACCCTGAGAATCAATTGCTATGGTCTGAGGAAATCATATTAGAAACACCTAATTATTTTCAGGAATTAATTAAAAAATTTCGAGAGCAAAAATCTGAATCAGCAAAGCTAATTTTACCCAAGTTCCAATCTTCTCGTCCTAAAGCAATTACTAACAATAAGCTCAAAAACTCAGCCTGGGGAAGATTATCACTTGCTTTGAGTTTATGCTTATTTTTGCTTTTGCTAGGCTGGCTTGTTTATGCTGTAGTGAATGGCAAACTGAAAAATCTAGCCGTTTCTGGAATATCAAATTCTCAAAACCGAACAACAGAATCTTTTATCCAAAGTGCTTCTACACAAACAGAAGACGCCTTTACACAAGCAGTACGAATTGCTAATCAAGCTTCTGCTGATGGTAAAACAGCTAAAACTTCAATTCAGTGGTTAGAAATAGCTGCTGACTGGCAAAGGGCTTCAGATTTAATGAGTCAGGTTCCACCTAATCACAGTCGTTATCAAGAAGCGCAAATCCGGACTAAGTTGTATCAGCAATATAGTAAGGAGGCGCAGAAAGAGGCACAAAAGAGTAAATATTAGAACTAGCCATTTGGTGGTGCAATCCTAAACAATAAGTTTTCTTTGTGTCTTGGTGTCTTTGTAGTGAAAAAATAAATTTTCTTGAACCACCAAGGCACTAAGACACCAAGTCGAATGTTGAATATATACAGGCTTGTTTAAGTTATGCGAGTTGCCAGGAATAGAAAAAGGTGGCGATCGCACTTCACACAAAAACGCCTAGCGTGTATTGCAATTTATCTAAACTTTATATCGTAGCTTGGGTTAAGCAAAACGCAACCTAACTGTATTGCTTTGTTGGGTTTCGCTTTGCGCTACCCAATTGACAGACTGCTACATTAAGTTTCGCCAGACTCATCAGGTTCCATAGCGAGTGTCTGCTGTGCGGCGTGTCGGACGTGGAGAATGCGGACAGTAGAAATATCTTCTCCTTCCACAATGGTAAAAAGGATAAGGTATGAGTTACGACCTTGACCGTAGAGAAGTTGCCTAATTTCGTTACTGAAATATTCGTTCTCTCGTGCTAGAGGACAGCGCTTTGGCATTGTCGATAGAGATTCAATTGCTCTCAGTAATCCTGCATACCATTGACTTGCTCTTTCAGCAGATGTAACTTGAGATATTCGTAGAAATGCACTGTCTGCTTCAGCCTCTGCCACACTGGAAATTTCAATGCCGTATTTCATGAATCGACTGGCAGATTGTACTTGCGGCGTTGTTGTTCAGCAAACTCATCAAAAGAAAGAAACCGTCCTGCTTCAAAATCATCCAATCCGCGCTGAATACCTTCGATAGCCTCTTGTGAGTCTTGCGCCTCCCACTCCAAAACACTAGCCAGCAGTTCAGCTGCAACAAGACTCACATCTTGTCCCTGTCGCGCAGCTTTTTCACGGAGTCGCGCTTCAACTTCTGGACTGAGAGAAATGACAATCGTCATAGACTTGCTTCCTTTGATATCAAGCCTCTGCACGTCATTTTAGCAGACCTAAATTTATACCGTAATGAATGCAATCACAAATCAGAGTAATCTTAAAATATAACCCAATCAATTCTGTAATTTTATGAGTTGGCAAGAGCGAATCGTGGTTGATCCAGAGATTCTGGTCGGTAAACCTACCATCAAAGGGACACGTTTGGCCGTTGAATTTATTATTGAACTGCTTGCGGAGGGATGGTCACAAGCAGATATTTTGAGAAACTATCCAGGCTTAACAGTTGAAGATATACAGGCTTGTTTAAGTTATGCCAGTGTGATGCTGAAAGCTGAAAAAGTTTACCCATTACAGGTTTAAGTTGTGCGCTTCTTGGCAAACGAAAATTTTCCAGGGGAGGCGGTTGAAGCTTTGCGTCAGCAAGGGCATGATGTTCTGTGGATACGCACTGAAGCACCAGGAAGTCGTGATGTTACGGTTCTGGAAATGGCGCAGGCTGAGGAAAGAATTCTTTTGACTTTCGATAGGGATTTTGGTGAGTTAGCTTTTCGCGTCGGTTTGCCTGCAAGCATTGGTATTATTTTATTTCGCCTCAGAATGACCTCAGCAGCACGGGTTACTCAAATTGTTGTCGCTGCATTAGCAAGCCGAAGCGATTGGCCTGGAAATTTCAGTGTTGTTGAGGAAGATCGCATCCGTATGCGTCCTTTGCCAGGAATAGAATAAGGTGGTGTGGCGATCGCACCTCATCTTTATCTTTAGCTTTAAATAGTAGCTTCGATTAAGTAGTATATAACTTTACGAGATTGCTTTGTTAGGTTTCACTTCGTTCAACCTAACCTACAGGTTGCTTGTCTATCTCAATTGCTTTCGCTCTACCCAACATACTTACTTTGAGCAACAAATATATAGTCTTATTTTTTACTACCAACTAAGCTAGTATGTAGTTGCACTAAGAAAGGTTGATGATTCATGGATGACCAAGAATCCATAAGAGAAAAACTTAGAGAAATGATGTTTATCGAGCAAGATGGTCAGATAGAACTCAGTGACAAGCTACATAAACAGCATTACGATTTTGCACATAAGTTACTACCTAATATCATCGATAACTATTTCCCGGAATTACTTAGTAGAGTAGTTAACAACTCTGTTCAAGATTGGATTCTTCAGCTTTGGAATAACTGTGCTGACGACTCTATCCTTAATTACTGCACGGCAATTTATCCAACATGCAAATTTGTTAAGCCGTCTGATGAAATTGGGCTAATTTATTTCGTCATGCCTGCACCTAGAGCTAATCCCGAGGCAGCATATACTGCTGTTATCTTTCTGATTGATGATGATTCACCATCTGAATGGCTACGAAGCTACTTCACTCTTGAACTAGGAGCTTACATTATTCCACCTGTGCATTGGATACTTGGAGAGTGGGATAACTTAAAGCATATTAATCGAGGAAAGTTCAAACTTGAACCAACTCTTGAAAATTTTCTTGCAACTGTTATTGAAGAAGCGCAAAATACATGGTGCTAATTTGTCTAAAATTGCATTACAGTTTGTAGTTCGGGTTGAGCAAAGCGAAACTACGATTATTTTCCCGTAGAGACGCGATCGCGTCTCTACAAGTTTTCCAAAACCCAACCTAACTAAACACTCATCTCCAACATCCGCTGAATCGGACGCAACGCCGCCAGCCGTATCTCCTCAGACATGGTAATTTCCGGCGCACGATTTTTCATCGCCAAATACAGCTTTTCTAAGGTATTCAACCGCATAAACGGACACTCATTGCAATTGCAGTTATTTATTGGCGGTGCGGGAATAAAGCGCTTGTTAGGTGCTGCTTTTTGCATTTGGTGAATAATTCCCGGTTCCGTAGCAACAATAAATTCTTGAGTCGGGCTTTGTTGACAATACTTGAGTAAAGCTGCTGTAGAACCGATGAAACTAGCGTGACGCAATACCGTAGGTTCGCATTCTGGATGAGCGATCGCCTCTGCTTCTGGATGTGCAATTTTTAACTGCACAATTTTCTTTTCGGAAAAGGTTTCATGGACAATACAGCTACCTTGCCACAGCACCAAATTTCGCCCTGTCTGTTCGATCACGTACCGCCCTAAATTGCGGTCTGGGGCAAAAATAATCGGCACATCTTTGGGTATCTGCTGCACAATTTTGACAGCATTGGAGCTAGTACAGATAATATCGCTCATCGCCTTAATTTCGGCTGAGCAATTTATGTAAGAAACCACTAGGTGTCCTGGATGAGCAGCTTTAAAAGCTGCAAAAGCCTCTGGAGGACAGGTGTCTGCTAAAGAACAACCAGCATTCAAATCTGGTAACAGCACCATTTTCTCGGGATTGAGAATCTTTGCCGTTTCTGCCATGAAGTGAACACCAGCAAAGACGATTACATCAGCATTGGTGTCAGCCGCTGCTTTAGAAAGTTGTAGTGAATCCCCAATAAAGTCTGCTATATCCTGAATATCTGGCTCTTGATAGTAATGGGCCAGGATAACTGCATTCAGTTCTTTTTTTAGGCTCTCAATAGCAGCAAATAAATCTAGTGGTAACGCACCCGGTTGGGTTTTATCCCGTTGAATAAGTGTAGTTGTAAACACAGTTAGGCGTAGCTTAATTTTGCAAATAATTGTCTTGTCTAAGCAATTATAGTAGTTTTTACCAAAAATGGGGGGAGGGTGATACTCCCTCTTGAGAGTTGTGCCAAAATCCTGATGAGTTGCCTATGCTGGAGACATATGGCAAGGAAAGTCGCATGATCGGTCAGACAACTAATTCAAAAACCTTGAAAATCGCTGTAGTTGGAGATATTCACGACCAATGGGAAGTGGAAGATGGCAATGCACTCAAGCATCTGGGTGTTGACTTAGTGCTGTTTGTCGGGGATTTTGGCAACGAATCGGTAGAAGTGGTAAGAGCG harbors:
- a CDS encoding DUF5615 family PIN-like protein; the encoded protein is MRFLANENFPGEAVEALRQQGHDVLWIRTEAPGSRDVTVLEMAQAEERILLTFDRDFGELAFRVGLPASIGIILFRLRMTSAARVTQIVVAALASRSDWPGNFSVVEEDRIRMRPLPGIE
- the nadA gene encoding quinolinate synthase NadA, which codes for MFTTTLIQRDKTQPGALPLDLFAAIESLKKELNAVILAHYYQEPDIQDIADFIGDSLQLSKAAADTNADVIVFAGVHFMAETAKILNPEKMVLLPDLNAGCSLADTCPPEAFAAFKAAHPGHLVVSYINCSAEIKAMSDIICTSSNAVKIVQQIPKDVPIIFAPDRNLGRYVIEQTGRNLVLWQGSCIVHETFSEKKIVQLKIAHPEAEAIAHPECEPTVLRHASFIGSTAALLKYCQQSPTQEFIVATEPGIIHQMQKAAPNKRFIPAPPINNCNCNECPFMRLNTLEKLYLAMKNRAPEITMSEEIRLAALRPIQRMLEMSV